From Bacillus pumilus, one genomic window encodes:
- the glyQ gene encoding glycine--tRNA ligase subunit alpha, which yields MNIQDMILTLQKHWSNEGCVLMQAYDTEKGAGTMSPYTFLRSIGPEPWKVAYVEPSRRPADGRYGENPNRLYQHHQFQVIIKPSPDNIQELYLESLKALGIDPLKHDIRFVEDNWENPSLGCAGLGWEVWLDGMEITQFTYFQQVGGLECKPVSVEITYGIERLASYIQDKENVFDLEWTDGFTVRDLFLMAEYEHSVYTFETSNTDMLFELFTTYEKEAHSQMDKGLVHPAYDYVLKCSHTFNLLDAKGAISVTERTGYIGRVRQLARKVAKTYYEEREKLGFPMLKEEAASHE from the coding sequence TTGAATATTCAAGACATGATTTTGACGCTGCAAAAGCATTGGTCAAATGAAGGCTGCGTATTAATGCAGGCGTATGACACAGAAAAAGGTGCCGGAACGATGAGTCCATACACGTTCCTGCGAAGCATTGGCCCAGAGCCGTGGAAGGTAGCATATGTAGAGCCTTCAAGACGCCCGGCTGATGGCAGATATGGAGAAAACCCAAATAGATTGTATCAGCATCATCAATTTCAAGTGATCATTAAGCCGTCACCTGACAATATTCAAGAACTGTATCTTGAATCATTGAAAGCACTTGGTATTGACCCGCTGAAACATGATATTCGTTTTGTGGAAGACAACTGGGAAAACCCATCTCTTGGCTGTGCAGGACTTGGCTGGGAAGTATGGCTTGATGGGATGGAAATTACACAATTCACGTATTTCCAGCAAGTCGGCGGCTTAGAATGTAAGCCTGTTTCCGTTGAAATCACATACGGTATTGAACGTCTTGCTTCCTACATCCAGGACAAAGAAAATGTCTTCGATCTTGAATGGACAGACGGGTTTACAGTCAGAGATTTATTCTTAATGGCTGAATATGAGCACTCTGTTTATACATTTGAAACATCTAATACTGACATGCTGTTTGAGTTATTTACGACCTATGAGAAGGAAGCGCATAGCCAAATGGACAAAGGGCTTGTTCACCCAGCATACGATTATGTGCTCAAATGCTCTCATACGTTTAATCTGCTCGATGCAAAGGGCGCGATTTCTGTTACCGAGCGAACTGGCTATATCGGAAGAGTGCGCCAGTTAGCCAGAAAAGTAGCCAAAACATATTATGAAGAACGAGAAAAATTGGGATTCCCTATGCTAAAAGAGGAGGCGGCTTCTCATGAATAA
- a CDS encoding helix-turn-helix transcriptional regulator gives MSTIELNKRQEQILQIVKENGPITGEHIADRLNLTRATLRPDLAILTMSGFLEARPRVGYFFTGKTGTQLLADKLKKLQVKDFQSIPVVIHENVSVYDAICTMFLEDVGTLFVVDDHSILTGVLSRKDLLRASIGKQELPSIPVHIIMTRMPNITVCRKEDFIMDVAKHLIEKQIDALPVIKDTDKGFEVVGRITKTNMTKILVSLSENEII, from the coding sequence GTGAGTACAATCGAGTTAAATAAACGGCAAGAGCAGATTTTACAGATTGTCAAAGAGAATGGTCCGATCACTGGAGAGCATATCGCCGATCGGCTGAACTTAACTAGGGCGACCCTCAGACCGGATTTAGCCATATTAACGATGTCAGGCTTTTTAGAAGCAAGACCAAGGGTCGGCTACTTTTTCACAGGAAAAACAGGCACGCAGCTTCTAGCAGATAAGCTGAAAAAACTTCAAGTAAAAGATTTTCAATCCATTCCAGTGGTGATACATGAGAATGTTTCAGTTTATGATGCGATTTGTACGATGTTTTTAGAGGATGTGGGCACATTATTCGTTGTGGATGATCACTCTATTTTAACAGGCGTGTTGTCAAGGAAAGACCTCCTTCGCGCAAGTATTGGAAAACAGGAGCTTCCATCTATCCCTGTCCATATTATTATGACAAGAATGCCGAACATCACCGTTTGCCGCAAGGAAGATTTTATTATGGATGTGGCGAAGCACTTGATTGAAAAGCAGATAGATGCACTTCCTGTTATAAAAGATACGGATAAAGGCTTTGAAGTGGTCGGCAGAATTACGAAAACAAACATGACGAAAATACTTGTTAGCTTATCGGAGAATGAAATAATCTAA
- the glyS gene encoding glycine--tRNA ligase subunit beta has product MNKQDVLLEIGLEEMPARFMPESTKQLGEKVKAWFETQNISFEDVALFNSPRRLAVLVKGVAEKQEDIKEEAKGPAKKIAKDAEGNWTKAAEGFARGQGASTADLYFKEIKGVDYVHVQKFQEGKQVKDLLPALGEIAASLSFPKNMRWGSKDLRYIRPIKWIVCLFGEEIVPVEIAGVKSGRETRGHRFLGRAATIDSPASYEQTLRDQFVIADSDKRKQSITKQLNALSSEKGWVIPVDPELLEEVNDLVEYPTVLSGSFEEEFLALPEEVLVTTMKEHQRYFPVKNEQGELLPHFITVRNGNSEALENVARGNEKVLRARLSDAAFFYKEDEKLVIDDNIKKLDKVVFHEKLGTIGDKLKRVADIATRLAAHVGADDETTKRVARAASISKFDLVTQMVYEFPELQGIMGEKYAKALGEHEEVAKSINEHYMPRFAGDEAPSTLIGAIVAVADKLDSICSFFSIDVIPTGSQDPYGLRRQASGIVQILLDRHWNISFKELLALAQVEAEHEAALIEFLTHRLKYVLQAEHIRHDVVDAVLDVENIEPYAVVKKAAVLEESVKQESFKETAEALGRVISISKKGEDAEIQPELFENEHEQKLYEAYQQVETAVKEHVAAGQYSAALEALDTLKTPIVHYFDHTMVHADDEKLKRNRLAQMVKLAKVIQSFANMNNLIVK; this is encoded by the coding sequence ATGAATAAACAAGATGTATTACTCGAAATTGGCTTAGAAGAGATGCCGGCTCGTTTCATGCCGGAAAGCACAAAGCAGCTAGGTGAGAAAGTAAAAGCATGGTTTGAAACGCAAAATATTTCATTTGAAGATGTTGCTTTATTCAACTCACCAAGACGTCTTGCTGTACTCGTGAAAGGTGTCGCAGAAAAACAAGAAGACATCAAAGAAGAAGCAAAAGGCCCAGCTAAAAAGATTGCGAAAGATGCTGAAGGCAATTGGACAAAAGCAGCAGAAGGCTTTGCCCGCGGACAAGGTGCCTCAACAGCTGATCTCTATTTTAAAGAGATCAAAGGAGTGGACTACGTTCATGTCCAAAAGTTTCAAGAAGGAAAGCAAGTCAAAGACCTTCTGCCAGCGTTAGGTGAGATCGCCGCCTCATTAAGTTTTCCAAAGAACATGAGATGGGGAAGTAAAGATTTACGCTATATCCGTCCGATTAAATGGATTGTTTGTTTATTTGGAGAGGAGATTGTACCTGTTGAAATTGCTGGGGTGAAAAGCGGCCGTGAGACAAGAGGACACCGTTTCCTTGGTAGGGCAGCCACCATCGACTCGCCTGCTTCTTATGAGCAAACATTGCGCGATCAATTTGTCATTGCAGATTCAGATAAAAGAAAACAATCCATTACTAAGCAGCTAAATGCCCTATCTTCAGAAAAAGGCTGGGTCATTCCTGTTGATCCTGAGCTTCTAGAAGAAGTCAACGATCTTGTAGAATATCCAACGGTGCTTTCTGGTTCCTTTGAAGAAGAATTCCTTGCATTGCCGGAAGAAGTATTAGTGACCACAATGAAAGAGCATCAGCGCTACTTCCCTGTGAAAAATGAGCAAGGGGAATTATTGCCGCACTTTATTACGGTCAGAAATGGAAACAGTGAGGCGCTTGAAAATGTCGCAAGAGGGAACGAAAAAGTACTTCGTGCACGTTTATCAGATGCTGCATTCTTCTATAAAGAAGACGAAAAACTAGTCATTGATGACAATATTAAGAAGCTTGATAAAGTTGTATTCCATGAGAAACTTGGCACAATTGGCGACAAGCTAAAGAGAGTGGCAGACATTGCGACCCGTCTAGCAGCGCATGTCGGTGCAGATGACGAAACGACAAAACGAGTGGCAAGAGCAGCAAGTATTTCGAAGTTTGATCTTGTGACTCAAATGGTCTATGAATTCCCAGAATTACAAGGAATCATGGGCGAGAAATATGCAAAAGCACTTGGCGAACATGAAGAAGTGGCAAAGAGTATCAACGAGCACTATATGCCGCGCTTTGCCGGTGATGAGGCGCCCTCCACTTTGATTGGTGCGATTGTGGCAGTAGCAGATAAGCTGGATTCTATTTGTTCCTTCTTCTCAATTGATGTCATTCCAACAGGCTCTCAAGACCCTTATGGACTGAGAAGACAAGCGAGCGGTATCGTTCAAATCCTGCTCGATCGTCATTGGAATATTTCATTTAAAGAGCTTTTGGCACTTGCTCAAGTAGAAGCAGAACATGAAGCTGCTCTGATTGAATTTTTGACACACCGTTTAAAATATGTCCTCCAAGCAGAGCATATCCGTCATGATGTTGTGGATGCAGTGCTGGATGTTGAAAATATTGAACCTTATGCAGTCGTGAAAAAAGCAGCTGTTCTTGAAGAGAGCGTGAAACAAGAAAGCTTCAAAGAAACGGCAGAAGCATTAGGACGCGTCATTTCAATCAGTAAAAAAGGGGAAGATGCAGAGATTCAGCCTGAGCTGTTTGAAAATGAGCATGAGCAAAAGCTATATGAGGCGTATCAACAAGTAGAGACAGCTGTCAAGGAACATGTAGCAGCAGGGCAATACAGCGCAGCACTTGAGGCGCTAGATACGTTAAAAACACCGATTGTTCATTATTTCGATCACACAATGGTACATGCGGATGATGAAAAGCTGAAGCGAAATCGTTTGGCGCAAATGGTCAAACTAGCCAAAGTCATTCAATCATTTGCGAATATGAACAATTTAATTGTAAAATAA
- a CDS encoding YaiI/YqxD family protein: MEGWRISHLNEHKQERAIYVDADACPVKDEILSVASQFQVPVMFIASYEHFQTKRSPLEDWRFVDTHKEAADLVIANSAAAHDIVVTQDIGLASLLLPRQVIVLSERGRMYTNETIDFDLERRHVSSKQRRKGVYGKGPKKLLEEDKKRFIAQLQKILSNHEGFLN, translated from the coding sequence GTGGAGGGATGGAGAATTAGTCACCTGAATGAACATAAACAAGAGAGGGCGATTTATGTCGATGCAGATGCTTGTCCTGTAAAAGACGAAATCCTTTCTGTCGCATCTCAATTTCAAGTACCTGTGATGTTCATTGCTTCATATGAGCATTTTCAAACCAAAAGATCTCCACTTGAAGATTGGCGGTTTGTAGATACACATAAGGAAGCAGCGGATTTAGTCATTGCGAACTCAGCTGCCGCGCATGATATTGTCGTCACCCAAGACATTGGTCTTGCCTCCTTACTGCTTCCAAGACAGGTCATTGTACTGTCTGAAAGAGGACGGATGTACACAAACGAAACAATTGATTTTGATTTGGAACGCAGACATGTTTCCAGTAAACAGCGAAGAAAAGGTGTATATGGAAAAGGTCCCAAAAAGCTTTTAGAAGAGGATAAAAAGCGATTTATTGCGCAGCTACAAAAAATCCTGTCGAATCATGAAGGATTTTTGAATTAA
- the dnaG gene encoding DNA primase, which translates to MSKRIPDELLEQIQKNADIVEVIGEYVQLRKQGRNYFGLCPFHGENTPSFSVSADKQIFHCFGCGAGGNVFSFLRQMEGYSFIEAVSHVADKYHIDLPDHVANAQVSSSQQEDTADHKMIEAHELLKKFYHHLLVNTKEGQNALDYLRARGFTDETIAKFEIGYALDSWDFVTKFLEKRGFDPVMMEKAGLLIQRENGTGFFDRFRDRVMFPIHDHHGTVVAFSGRSLGDQQPKYMNSPETPLFHKSKLLYHFHDARMHIRKRERAVLFEGFADVISAVTSGVGESVATMGTSLTEEHVKLLRRNVEEIILCYDSDTAGYEATMKASDLLGKRGCKVRVAMIPDGLDPDDYIRKYGGEKFRNDIIDASVTLMTFKMNFFRRGKNLSDEGDRLTYMKQVLREISRLNGSLEQEIYMKQLAGEFSISLDSLKEQLELFEKQQRQEAKSTQEESGLEKRRAHLSTQVRRKRLRPAYENAERMLLAHMLKSDDVIRKVLDRVGIEFNIDSHRALATYIYALYEEGKEPTPQHLMNRIEDDVINQLLTDIFMIQVGDELSEAELSDYVKKVLNHRNLSMIKEKELERAEAERQKDFFKAATLAKEIIQLNRSLK; encoded by the coding sequence ATGAGCAAACGTATACCAGATGAACTTTTGGAGCAAATCCAAAAAAACGCAGACATTGTCGAAGTGATTGGAGAATACGTACAGCTTAGAAAGCAAGGTCGAAATTACTTCGGTCTTTGTCCATTCCATGGTGAAAATACTCCTTCATTCTCTGTTTCAGCAGATAAGCAAATCTTCCATTGTTTTGGCTGTGGTGCAGGAGGTAATGTATTTTCGTTCCTCAGACAAATGGAAGGCTACTCATTTATTGAAGCCGTTTCACATGTTGCTGATAAGTACCATATTGATTTGCCTGATCATGTAGCAAATGCTCAGGTCAGCTCCTCACAGCAAGAGGACACTGCAGATCATAAAATGATTGAAGCGCATGAGCTTCTTAAGAAATTTTACCACCATTTGCTGGTAAATACAAAGGAAGGTCAAAACGCACTCGATTATTTACGGGCGAGAGGCTTTACGGATGAAACAATTGCCAAGTTTGAGATCGGATATGCTCTTGACTCTTGGGATTTCGTGACCAAGTTTTTAGAAAAACGAGGGTTTGATCCTGTGATGATGGAGAAGGCTGGTCTTTTGATTCAACGTGAAAACGGAACAGGCTTTTTTGACCGCTTTAGGGATCGTGTGATGTTTCCCATTCATGATCATCATGGGACAGTTGTCGCTTTTTCCGGAAGATCGCTTGGTGATCAGCAGCCTAAGTATATGAATAGTCCTGAAACGCCACTTTTTCATAAAAGTAAGCTGCTTTATCACTTTCATGACGCGCGTATGCATATACGAAAACGCGAACGGGCGGTTCTTTTCGAAGGATTTGCTGACGTCATTTCAGCTGTCACATCAGGTGTCGGCGAAAGTGTTGCAACAATGGGTACGTCTCTAACAGAAGAGCACGTAAAACTTCTCAGACGTAACGTAGAAGAGATCATTCTTTGCTATGACTCTGACACGGCCGGTTATGAAGCCACCATGAAAGCATCAGATTTGCTTGGAAAAAGAGGATGTAAAGTTCGCGTTGCCATGATACCAGATGGACTTGATCCAGATGATTACATTCGTAAATATGGCGGCGAGAAATTTAGGAATGACATCATAGATGCAAGTGTGACATTAATGACTTTTAAGATGAACTTTTTCCGTAGGGGAAAGAATTTATCTGACGAAGGAGACCGGCTTACTTATATGAAGCAGGTACTCCGAGAAATTAGCCGGTTAAACGGTTCCTTGGAACAAGAGATTTACATGAAACAGCTTGCTGGAGAGTTCTCGATCTCACTTGATTCATTAAAAGAACAACTGGAGCTGTTTGAAAAACAGCAGCGGCAAGAAGCCAAAAGCACACAGGAAGAAAGCGGGCTTGAAAAACGGCGTGCACATCTGTCAACACAGGTAAGAAGAAAGCGTCTGCGGCCAGCATATGAAAATGCAGAGCGAATGCTGCTTGCTCATATGTTAAAAAGTGATGACGTGATCCGAAAAGTACTTGACAGAGTAGGGATTGAATTTAATATAGATTCTCACAGGGCGCTGGCCACGTACATTTATGCTTTGTATGAAGAAGGCAAAGAACCAACGCCGCAGCATCTGATGAACCGTATAGAAGATGATGTCATCAATCAGCTTCTGACGGATATATTCATGATTCAAGTTGGAGACGAACTAAGTGAAGCTGAATTAAGTGATTATGTAAAAAAAGTGTTGAATCATCGGAATTTGTCAATGATAAAGGAAAAAGAACTAGAACGTGCAGAAGCGGAGAGGCAAAAAGATTTCTTCAAAGCGGCAACACTTGCAAAAGAAATTATTCAGTTGAACCGTTCGCTGAAGTAA
- a CDS encoding tRNA (adenine(22)-N(1))-methyltransferase: MNEMNLSKRLKRVADFLPHEAVFADIGSDHAYLPCYAILHQKAVKAIAGEITEGPLQSAKQQVHRLELDDQISVRKGNGLEVIEKGEVNAITIAGMGGALIASILNDGKHKLAGHERLILQPNIHAHHIRLWLYQEGYELMDEVILEEDGKIYEIMIAEKGDKDKAYEGMSIETGMLVGPFLAKEQNDVFRRKWMQELQHMEKIESQIQQAARAEENEERLEELHVKIKILKEVLTVG; encoded by the coding sequence ATGAATGAAATGAATTTATCAAAACGATTAAAAAGAGTCGCAGACTTTTTACCACATGAGGCCGTCTTTGCTGATATCGGCTCAGATCATGCCTATTTGCCATGCTATGCGATCCTGCATCAAAAAGCAGTAAAAGCCATTGCTGGTGAAATTACAGAGGGACCGCTTCAATCGGCGAAGCAGCAAGTACATAGACTTGAATTAGATGACCAGATCTCGGTCAGAAAAGGTAATGGCCTTGAAGTTATTGAAAAGGGCGAAGTGAATGCTATCACGATTGCAGGTATGGGCGGAGCACTCATCGCAAGCATTTTAAATGATGGCAAGCATAAGCTCGCAGGCCATGAGAGGCTCATTCTTCAGCCAAATATCCATGCTCACCACATTCGTTTATGGCTCTATCAAGAGGGGTATGAATTGATGGATGAAGTCATTTTAGAAGAGGATGGCAAAATATACGAAATCATGATCGCAGAAAAAGGCGACAAAGATAAAGCCTATGAAGGGATGTCGATTGAAACAGGCATGCTAGTTGGTCCGTTTCTTGCGAAAGAGCAAAACGACGTCTTCCGGCGCAAGTGGATGCAAGAGCTTCAGCATATGGAGAAAATAGAAAGTCAAATTCAGCAGGCAGCGCGGGCAGAAGAGAATGAGGAGCGCCTTGAAGAGCTGCATGTAAAAATAAAGATTCTAAAGGAGGTTTTGACTGTTGGCTAA
- a CDS encoding pyruvate, water dikinase regulatory protein yields the protein MSNRVIFVVSDSVGETAELVVKAALSQFDGGSSDHSNIRRIPYVEDVGTIKEVISLAKADNGIVCFTLVVPEMRQFLIEEAEANGVVYYDIIGPLIDKMETAYGNEAKHEPGRVRQLDEDYFKKVEAIEFAVKYDDGRDPRGILKADIVLIGVSRTSKTPLSQYLAHKRLKVANVPIVPEVDPPEELFSVDPKKCIGLKISPDKLNHIRKERLKSLGLNDRAIYANIERIKEELEYFEKVVDRINCQVVDVSNKAVEETANVIHQMLTKRGSE from the coding sequence ATGAGTAATCGCGTAATTTTTGTGGTATCAGATTCAGTAGGAGAAACGGCAGAGCTCGTGGTCAAAGCGGCACTTAGCCAATTTGATGGCGGTTCATCAGACCATTCAAATATTAGAAGAATTCCGTATGTAGAGGATGTCGGTACGATTAAAGAAGTCATTTCACTGGCGAAAGCAGATAACGGAATCGTCTGCTTTACTCTTGTTGTGCCAGAAATGCGCCAATTCTTAATTGAAGAGGCAGAAGCAAACGGAGTCGTTTATTATGACATCATCGGACCACTCATCGATAAAATGGAGACTGCTTATGGAAATGAAGCGAAACATGAGCCGGGGCGTGTACGTCAATTAGATGAGGACTATTTTAAAAAGGTTGAAGCCATTGAGTTCGCAGTGAAGTATGATGACGGCAGAGACCCAAGAGGCATTCTAAAGGCTGATATTGTGCTCATCGGTGTATCACGCACATCTAAGACACCATTATCTCAATACTTGGCGCATAAACGGCTGAAGGTAGCGAACGTTCCAATTGTTCCTGAAGTAGATCCGCCAGAGGAGTTATTTTCAGTTGATCCAAAAAAATGCATCGGTCTAAAAATCAGTCCAGACAAACTAAATCATATTCGTAAAGAGCGTTTGAAATCTCTAGGTTTAAATGATCGCGCAATTTATGCGAACATTGAGCGGATTAAAGAAGAACTAGAGTATTTTGAAAAAGTGGTGGACCGCATTAACTGTCAAGTCGTTGATGTATCGAATAAAGCAGTTGAGGAAACGGCAAATGTCATTCATCAAATGCTGACCAAAAGAGGTTCCGAATAA
- a CDS encoding Nif3-like dinuclear metal center hexameric protein, whose product MAKTVNGHEIIQLFEQFSPKAYAVEGDKIGLQIGTLNKKVNNVMITLDVLENVVDEAIERNVDLIIAHHPPIFRPLKHVATDQPAGRIIEKCIKHDIAVYVAHTNLDVADGGVNDLLAEALELEETSVLVPTYEDQIKQLALYVPQEFEEAIRTALGNAGAGHIGNYSHCAFSNEGTGSFLPSEDADPFIGESGQLEFVKEVRIETIFPASIEKQVIREMIKAHPYEEVAYSVHTTDLPPIQKGLGRIGELREPMTLGDFTRFVKTKLDVNGARFVGDQDAVVKKVAVLGGDGNKYIHQAKRMGADVYVTGDLYFHVAHDAMMLGLNVVDPGHYAEKIMKEGVKAKLQSLCSDKKYDVQLFVSESNTNPFQFM is encoded by the coding sequence TTGGCTAAAACAGTAAACGGACATGAAATCATCCAATTATTTGAACAATTTTCACCAAAGGCATATGCCGTAGAAGGTGACAAAATCGGTCTCCAGATTGGGACGTTAAATAAAAAGGTAAACAATGTCATGATCACCTTGGATGTATTAGAGAATGTGGTAGATGAGGCGATCGAAAGAAATGTGGATCTCATTATTGCTCACCATCCACCGATCTTCCGTCCGTTAAAACATGTAGCGACAGATCAGCCAGCTGGACGGATCATTGAGAAATGCATCAAACATGATATTGCGGTATATGTGGCACATACGAATTTAGATGTGGCTGATGGAGGAGTCAATGACTTGCTTGCGGAGGCTTTAGAGCTTGAAGAAACAAGTGTGTTAGTCCCGACATATGAAGATCAAATCAAACAGCTTGCCCTGTATGTTCCGCAGGAATTTGAAGAAGCCATCCGTACAGCTTTAGGAAATGCGGGCGCAGGCCATATTGGCAACTACAGCCATTGCGCGTTTTCAAATGAGGGGACAGGCAGCTTTTTGCCATCAGAAGATGCGGATCCGTTCATTGGTGAGAGCGGTCAATTGGAATTTGTCAAAGAAGTGCGGATTGAAACCATTTTCCCGGCAAGTATAGAAAAACAAGTGATTCGTGAAATGATCAAAGCACACCCTTATGAAGAAGTCGCTTATAGTGTACACACGACAGATCTTCCTCCGATTCAAAAAGGCCTTGGCCGTATAGGGGAGCTAAGAGAGCCTATGACCCTTGGAGATTTTACACGATTTGTGAAGACAAAGCTGGATGTAAATGGTGCTCGCTTTGTAGGTGATCAGGACGCTGTTGTGAAAAAAGTGGCTGTGCTTGGCGGAGACGGAAATAAATACATTCATCAAGCGAAAAGAATGGGTGCTGATGTGTATGTGACAGGGGATCTTTATTTCCATGTCGCCCATGATGCCATGATGCTCGGGCTGAACGTAGTGGACCCAGGGCATTATGCAGAAAAGATTATGAAAGAGGGCGTAAAGGCGAAGCTTCAATCGCTATGTTCAGATAAAAAGTATGATGTACAGCTCTTTGTTTCTGAATCGAACACAAACCCATTTCAATTTATGTAA
- the rpoD gene encoding RNA polymerase sigma factor RpoD, translating into MADKQAHETETELTYEQVRDKLTETGKKRGVLTYEEIAERMSSFEIESDQMDEYYEYLGEQGVELISENEETEDPNVQQLAKAEEEFDLNDLSVPPGVKINDPVRMYLKEIGRVNLLSAKEEITYAQKIEEGDEESKRRLAEANLRLVVSIAKRYVGRGMLFLDLIQEGNMGLMKAVEKFDYRKGYKFSTYATWWIRQAITRAIADQARTIRIPVHMVETINKLIRVQRQLLQDLGREPTPEEIAEDMDLTPEKVREILKIAQEPVSLETPIGEEDDSHLGDFIEDQEATSPSDHAAYELLKEQLEDVLDTLTDREENVLRLRFGLDDGRTRTLEEVGKVFGVTRERIRQIEAKALRKLRHPSRSKRLKDFLE; encoded by the coding sequence ATGGCTGATAAACAAGCCCACGAAACCGAAACTGAATTAACCTATGAACAGGTGAGAGATAAGCTCACTGAAACGGGTAAAAAACGGGGCGTTTTAACATACGAAGAAATTGCAGAGCGTATGTCTAGCTTTGAAATTGAATCAGACCAAATGGATGAATACTATGAATACTTAGGCGAACAGGGTGTAGAGCTCATCAGTGAAAACGAAGAGACAGAAGACCCAAATGTTCAGCAGCTGGCTAAAGCAGAAGAGGAATTTGACCTGAATGATTTAAGCGTACCACCAGGTGTCAAAATTAATGATCCTGTTCGTATGTACTTAAAAGAAATCGGACGCGTCAATTTGTTATCTGCTAAAGAAGAAATTACGTATGCTCAAAAGATCGAAGAAGGCGATGAGGAATCAAAAAGAAGATTAGCGGAAGCAAACCTTCGTCTCGTTGTCAGCATCGCGAAACGCTACGTCGGTCGTGGTATGCTGTTCCTTGACTTGATTCAAGAAGGAAACATGGGTCTTATGAAGGCAGTTGAGAAGTTTGATTACCGCAAAGGATACAAATTCTCAACATATGCAACCTGGTGGATTAGACAGGCGATCACGCGTGCGATTGCCGATCAGGCCAGAACAATCAGGATCCCGGTTCATATGGTGGAAACCATTAATAAATTGATCCGTGTTCAAAGACAGCTTCTGCAAGACCTAGGCAGAGAACCAACGCCAGAGGAAATTGCTGAAGACATGGATTTAACTCCAGAAAAGGTAAGAGAAATTCTTAAAATTGCGCAAGAGCCTGTATCTTTAGAAACACCTATTGGTGAAGAAGATGACTCGCATCTTGGTGATTTTATTGAAGACCAAGAGGCGACATCTCCATCTGACCATGCTGCATACGAATTGTTAAAAGAGCAGCTTGAAGATGTATTAGACACGCTAACGGACCGTGAAGAAAATGTACTGAGACTACGCTTCGGACTAGATGACGGAAGAACACGTACGTTAGAAGAGGTTGGAAAGGTGTTCGGCGTCACAAGAGAGCGTATCCGCCAAATTGAAGCGAAAGCTCTGCGTAAATTAAGACACCCAAGCAGAAGTAAACGATTAAAAGACTTCTTAGAGTAG
- the cccA gene encoding cytochrome c550 translates to MKRNPLIPFLLIAILGIGLTFFLSMKGLKDEDKIASGGEEQKQEETANATPEELYKQNCLSCHGENYEGGAGPALKGVGDKLEVADIKKKIQEGGNGMPGGLIPNEKLDEMSEWVSKIK, encoded by the coding sequence ATGAAACGGAATCCACTTATACCATTCTTATTGATTGCCATTTTAGGTATTGGACTCACTTTTTTCTTATCAATGAAGGGGTTGAAAGATGAAGACAAAATCGCCTCTGGAGGCGAGGAGCAAAAACAAGAAGAGACAGCGAATGCGACGCCGGAAGAATTGTATAAGCAAAACTGTTTGAGCTGTCACGGGGAAAACTATGAAGGCGGCGCAGGTCCTGCATTAAAAGGCGTTGGAGACAAGCTTGAAGTGGCAGACATCAAGAAGAAAATTCAAGAAGGCGGCAACGGGATGCCAGGCGGGCTGATCCCGAATGAAAAGCTCGATGAAATGTCGGAATGGGTATCCAAAATTAAATAA